The Chthoniobacterales bacterium genome segment CTGGGACGATAGCTGCGAAGGATCTGGCGGGCCTGGCGAATGTTCATGGCGCGATCTCCGGCTGCGTGGTCGGAGCAGGCTCCTCGACGGAAAGTGCCGCGAGCAGGGCGAGTCGCGCGCCATGCAGGATATTCGCGAACTCCGCTTCGCCGAGGCCGAGCAGCTTCGCGACATTGTCGGCCTCCATCGTGTCGAGCACGAGGAGAGCGAGCGCGCTGCGGCCGGGCTCCGGCAGAGCGTGCAGTGCCGCCTCGACCCGGGCGGGTGTCGCGCGAGCGACCACGTCGGCAGGGCCGGCCGGAAGCTCGCCGCGCGCGGTTCCTCCGGTCGTCCCGGTGGCTCGGGACTTCAGCGCCCGGCGGCGGACGGCCTGGAAAAGGAACATCGCCAGGCGTTCCTCGTCATGCGTCGGGGGTTTCAGCACCGCAGCCTCGAGCGTCTCGAGGGTAATCTTGCGGGCGAGTTCGGCGTCCTGCAGAAGAACTGCGGCGAAGCGGTAGAGGGGTTGCTCCCAGGCGTCTCGGTCGGCCATCAAGCCTCCAAATTAGGCCACGCGACTCCGCGGGGACAAGCGTCGATTGCAGGCGCTGGGACGACTTCCTCAGCGATAGACGAAAACGGGCGTGCCGACCTCGACCGCGTGGAAGAATCGCCTCGCCTGGCGCTGCGGCAGGCGGATGCAGCCGTGCGAGGCGGGATAGTCGGGCACGTGCCCGGCGTGCAGGCCGACGGCGCCGTTGATGCGCAGGAAATACGGCATCGGAGCGCCGACGAAAGTGGCACCGGCAGGCTTTTTGTCCTTCCGCACATTCACGTTCGCCTTCACGACCCGGCCATTCTTCACGTAGGCGCCATAGAGCGTGGAGCGGTGGTCGATGTCCTTCTGCGTCACGCGGTATTTGCCCGCGGGAGTGCCGTAGCCCTCGCGACCGGTGGAGACGGGGGAGATCGCCACGACCTTGCCCTCGCGATAGAGATAGGCCTTCTGCTCCTTCAGCCGGACGATGACCGAATGCTGCGACGTGTCCCGGTCGAACAGCATGCCGAGCTCCGGAACGGTGGCACAGCCGGCAAGGATGCCGACCAGCGCGACTGCCGCCAGCCGCATCGCCTTCCCCAAAACCTTGGTAAATTCAAATT includes the following:
- a CDS encoding L,D-transpeptidase family protein — protein: MKFEFTKVLGKAMRLAAVALVGILAGCATVPELGMLFDRDTSQHSVIVRLKEQKAYLYREGKVVAISPVSTGREGYGTPAGKYRVTQKDIDHRSTLYGAYVKNGRVVKANVNVRKDKKPAGATFVGAPMPYFLRINGAVGLHAGHVPDYPASHGCIRLPQRQARRFFHAVEVGTPVFVYR